In the genome of Rhodoferax sp. BAB1, one region contains:
- a CDS encoding lipoprotein-releasing ABC transporter permease subunit — MQIPYELLLGWRYTRAGRATRRNGFISFISGVSMLGIALGVAALIIVLSVMNGFQKEVRDRMLGVVSHIEIFSPYGQALPDVAKTLAEVRANPQVIGAAPFIGTQALLARGEDMKGAIVRGIDPALEGEVTDLAATLRGGALDRLVSGEFGVVLGRDLARQLGVQEGDKVTLVAPSGQVTPAGVVPRLKQMTVVGTFDSGHYEYDAGLLMLHVDDAARIFRLEGPTGIRLKLKDLHQAREVGAQLAGTLSGDLLIRDWTRQNRNWFAAVQLEKRMMFIILTLIVAVAAFNLVSTLVMTVTDKRADIAILRTLGASPASIMGIFVVQGAAVGVIGTLSGLLLGLGVAFNIDVIVPALESLLQASFLPKDIYLISRMPSDPQSSDIVPIGVISLVLAFVATIYPSWRASRVNPAEALRYE; from the coding sequence ATGCAAATCCCCTACGAACTCCTCCTCGGCTGGCGCTACACCCGTGCCGGCCGCGCCACCCGGCGCAACGGCTTCATCTCCTTCATCTCGGGCGTGTCCATGCTGGGCATCGCGCTGGGTGTGGCCGCGCTCATCATCGTGCTCAGCGTGATGAACGGCTTCCAGAAGGAAGTGCGCGACCGCATGCTGGGCGTGGTCTCGCACATCGAGATCTTCTCGCCCTACGGGCAGGCCTTGCCCGACGTGGCGAAGACGCTGGCCGAGGTCAGGGCCAACCCGCAGGTCATTGGCGCCGCGCCCTTCATCGGCACGCAGGCTCTGCTGGCACGTGGGGAGGACATGAAAGGCGCCATCGTGCGCGGCATCGACCCGGCGCTCGAAGGCGAGGTGACCGACCTGGCCGCCACCCTGCGCGGTGGCGCACTGGACCGGCTGGTGTCGGGTGAGTTTGGTGTGGTGCTGGGGCGCGACCTGGCGCGCCAGCTGGGGGTGCAGGAGGGCGACAAGGTGACCCTGGTGGCGCCCAGCGGGCAGGTCACGCCGGCCGGTGTGGTGCCACGTCTGAAACAGATGACGGTGGTGGGCACCTTCGATTCCGGCCACTACGAATACGACGCGGGCCTGCTGATGCTGCACGTGGACGACGCCGCGCGCATCTTCCGCCTGGAAGGGCCCACGGGCATCCGCCTCAAGCTGAAAGACCTGCACCAGGCGCGCGAGGTAGGCGCCCAACTGGCCGGCACGCTCAGCGGTGATCTGCTGATCCGTGACTGGACACGCCAGAACCGCAACTGGTTTGCGGCCGTGCAGCTGGAAAAACGCATGATGTTCATCATCCTCACGCTCATCGTGGCCGTGGCGGCCTTCAACCTGGTCAGCACGCTGGTGATGACGGTGACCGACAAACGCGCCGACATCGCCATCCTGCGCACCCTGGGCGCCAGCCCGGCCAGCATCATGGGTATCTTCGTGGTGCAGGGCGCGGCGGTGGGTGTGATCGGCACCCTGTCCGGGCTGCTGCTGGGTCTGGGGGTGGCCTTCAACATCGACGTCATCGTGCCTGCGCTGGAGAGCCTGCTGCAGGCCAGCTTCCTGCCCAAGGACATCTACCTCATCAGCCGCATGCCCAGCGACCCGCAGAGCAGCGACATCGTGCCCATCGGCGTGATCTCGCTGGTGCTGGCCTTCGTCGCCACCATCTATCCGAGCTGGCGCGCCAGCCGCGTGAACCCCGCTGAGGCGCTGCGTTATGAGTAA
- a CDS encoding phosphoglycerate mutase has protein sequence MHVLIPYALSDDPAATAALRQLQLPQLQTLLHRLSPDPAHTLPEDSPVSAHERLQAQARGLDPQAPAWAALRAHKLGLPGAGEEPWAFITPSHWEIGQARVSLRDPKALDLREDESRALLAAMQPFFAEDGITLHFDAPLRWLAQGEPLRGLIGASPERVIGRDVAPWLPASPLLRRLQNEMQMLLYTHAVTDARAERGALAVNSFWLSGSGKLPAVPTPGVSLRVLDDLAQHAVRSDWAAWAQAWQALDAQLAGLHAALDAGQVATLTLCSELGTRRYTPAPRSAWSRLMRRLKPLSVSDILGPT, from the coding sequence ATGCATGTGCTGATCCCCTACGCCCTCAGCGACGACCCCGCCGCCACAGCCGCTCTGCGCCAACTGCAGCTCCCCCAACTGCAAACCCTGCTCCACAGACTCAGCCCGGACCCGGCCCACACCCTGCCCGAAGACAGCCCCGTCAGCGCCCACGAACGCCTGCAGGCGCAGGCCCGGGGCCTGGACCCGCAGGCGCCGGCCTGGGCTGCGCTACGCGCACACAAACTGGGCCTGCCCGGGGCCGGCGAAGAGCCCTGGGCCTTCATCACCCCCAGCCATTGGGAAATCGGCCAGGCCCGCGTGAGCCTGCGCGACCCCAAGGCGCTGGACTTGCGCGAAGACGAGTCGCGCGCCCTGCTGGCGGCCATGCAGCCTTTTTTCGCCGAGGACGGCATCACCCTGCACTTTGATGCGCCGCTGCGCTGGCTGGCCCAGGGTGAGCCGCTGCGCGGGCTGATCGGCGCATCACCGGAGCGCGTGATCGGGCGTGACGTCGCGCCCTGGCTGCCGGCCTCGCCCCTGCTACGCCGCCTGCAGAACGAGATGCAGATGCTGCTCTACACCCATGCCGTCACCGACGCACGTGCTGAGCGCGGTGCATTGGCGGTCAACTCCTTCTGGCTCAGCGGCAGTGGCAAGCTGCCTGCCGTGCCGACGCCAGGTGTGAGCCTGCGCGTGCTCGACGACCTGGCGCAGCACGCCGTGCGCAGCGACTGGGCCGCCTGGGCGCAGGCCTGGCAGGCGCTGGATGCGCAGCTGGCCGGTCTGCACGCTGCGCTGGACGCCGGACAGGTCGCCACGCTCACGTTGTGCAGCGAACTGGGCACACGTCGCTACACCCCCGCCCCGCGCAGTGCCTGGTCGCGCCTGATGCGCCGCCTGAAACCCCTGTCTGTGTCTGACATACTCGGCCCGACATGA
- the recJ gene encoding single-stranded-DNA-specific exonuclease RecJ: MKIVTRDIPPRAAWALEQAGVHPLLARLYAARGVHSKDELDDALARLLPPATLKGTAQAAVLLADAIGKNQKLCIVADYDCDGATACAVGVRGLRMLGAQQVNYLVPDRVVDGYGLTPPISRRVKDSGADVLITVDNGIASVEGVALARELGLQVLVTDHHLPGPALPDAEVIVNPNQPGCSFESKSIAGVGVMFYVLLALRAELRQRGVFTAENQPKLDTLLPLVALGTVADVVRLDPNNRRLVAQGLRRVRAGSLPPGLAALFDVAGRKAAVATTFDFGFALGPRINAAGRLADMTLGIECLLTDDPARGAELAQTLDGINRERREIEGEMREQAMDIVESLYDPEEEPPPAICVFDPDFHEGVVGIVASRLKDKLHRPSFVFAASQAPGKEHELKGSGRSIPGFHLRDALDLVAKRYPGVLLRFGGHAMAAGCTIAEEHLDRFEQGLAEVAQEWLDAATLTRRLETDGALPVEYRRADMVDTLQREVWGQGFAPPTFSEEVEVLSQRLVGEKHLALKLKHQGQPVDGIWFGHTDPLPSRVLLAFRLDADEWQGLRRVRFLVEGAEV, from the coding sequence ATGAAAATCGTCACCCGCGACATCCCGCCGCGCGCCGCCTGGGCGCTGGAACAGGCCGGCGTGCACCCGCTGCTGGCCCGTCTTTATGCCGCCCGCGGCGTCCACAGCAAGGACGAACTCGACGACGCGCTGGCGCGCCTGCTGCCACCGGCCACGCTCAAGGGCACGGCCCAGGCCGCGGTGCTGCTGGCCGATGCGATAGGCAAGAACCAGAAACTCTGCATCGTGGCCGACTACGACTGCGACGGCGCCACCGCCTGTGCCGTGGGCGTGCGCGGCCTGCGCATGCTGGGCGCACAGCAGGTCAACTATCTGGTGCCGGATCGCGTGGTCGATGGTTATGGCCTGACCCCGCCGATCTCCCGGCGGGTGAAGGACAGCGGCGCCGACGTGCTGATCACCGTGGACAACGGCATCGCCAGCGTGGAGGGCGTGGCCCTGGCGCGCGAGCTGGGCCTGCAGGTGCTGGTGACGGACCACCATCTGCCCGGCCCTGCCCTGCCGGACGCCGAGGTCATCGTCAACCCCAACCAGCCGGGCTGCAGCTTCGAGAGCAAATCCATCGCCGGCGTGGGCGTGATGTTTTATGTGCTGCTAGCGCTGCGCGCCGAGCTGCGCCAGCGTGGTGTCTTCACGGCCGAGAACCAGCCCAAGCTGGACACGCTGCTGCCGCTGGTGGCCCTGGGCACCGTGGCCGACGTGGTCAGGCTCGACCCCAACAACCGCCGGCTGGTGGCGCAGGGCCTGCGGCGCGTGCGCGCCGGCAGCCTGCCGCCGGGCCTGGCCGCGCTGTTCGACGTGGCCGGGCGCAAGGCCGCCGTGGCCACCACCTTCGACTTCGGCTTTGCCCTGGGCCCGCGCATCAACGCCGCCGGCCGCCTGGCCGACATGACCCTGGGCATCGAATGCCTACTGACCGACGACCCGGCCCGCGGCGCCGAGCTGGCACAGACGCTGGACGGCATCAACCGCGAGCGGCGCGAGATCGAGGGCGAGATGCGCGAGCAGGCCATGGACATCGTCGAATCGCTCTACGACCCCGAGGAAGAGCCGCCGCCGGCCATCTGCGTGTTCGACCCCGACTTTCACGAGGGCGTGGTCGGCATCGTGGCGTCACGCCTGAAGGACAAATTGCATCGCCCCAGCTTCGTCTTCGCCGCCAGCCAGGCGCCGGGCAAGGAGCACGAGCTCAAGGGCTCGGGCCGCTCCATCCCCGGTTTCCATCTGCGCGACGCACTGGACCTGGTGGCCAAGCGTTACCCCGGCGTGCTGCTGCGCTTCGGCGGCCACGCCATGGCAGCCGGCTGCACCATCGCCGAGGAACACCTGGACCGCTTCGAGCAGGGCCTGGCCGAGGTGGCACAGGAATGGCTGGACGCCGCCACGCTGACGCGCCGGCTGGAGACCGACGGCGCACTGCCGGTGGAGTACCGCCGCGCCGACATGGTGGACACGCTGCAGCGCGAGGTCTGGGGCCAGGGTTTCGCCCCGCCCACCTTCAGCGAGGAAGTCGAAGTGCTCTCCCAGCGCCTGGTGGGCGAGAAGCACCTGGCCTTGAAGCTCAAGCATCAGGGCCAGCCGGTGGACGGCATCTGGTTCGGCCACACCGACCCACTGCCATCGCGCGTGCTGCTGGCCTTCCGGCTCGATGCAGACGAGTGGCAGGGCCTGCGTCGGGTGCGCTTCCTGGTCGAAGGCGCCGAAGTCTGA
- a CDS encoding diguanylate cyclase, translating into MAALDLRSLVVMSGILSLLLAVLILFLRVSYPRSIRGLGLWAAAHAWVFLSTALFAGRGFLPDFVTIVLANLALLIGMVSYHAGVEQFFGRRPAWARWAGLLVLLTLPLYWYAVVEPNYSARLILVCLVWAGIFLAMAWMIWRQGPEIFSTRFTVVVLLVHSMVLLLRFFSAWMPLAEEGLFTPSRVQAIYVASNALMLLALGMGLILMAGDRLREEFEHLASHDALTNVLTRRVFLTACEQELARCRRHGRSMALLLLDIDHFKTINDTHGHQTGDRVLVDFVQRIASLLRRPDLIARFGGEEFVLLLPETSQEEAIAVAERILAHVAESRDSLPTITVSIGVATNRPDEDQIDALLARADKALYQAKTEGRNRVEVA; encoded by the coding sequence ATGGCCGCCCTCGATCTGCGCTCCCTTGTTGTCATGAGTGGCATCCTGAGCCTGCTGCTCGCGGTCTTGATCCTCTTCCTGCGCGTGAGCTATCCGCGCAGCATCCGCGGACTGGGGCTCTGGGCGGCCGCCCATGCCTGGGTTTTCCTGTCCACCGCGCTGTTTGCCGGGCGCGGTTTCCTGCCGGATTTCGTGACCATCGTGCTGGCCAACCTGGCCCTGCTGATCGGCATGGTGTCCTACCACGCCGGCGTCGAGCAGTTCTTCGGGCGTCGCCCGGCCTGGGCGCGCTGGGCCGGCCTGCTGGTGCTGCTGACGCTCCCCCTTTACTGGTACGCCGTGGTCGAGCCGAACTACAGCGCCCGCCTGATCCTGGTCTGCCTGGTCTGGGCGGGCATCTTCCTGGCCATGGCCTGGATGATCTGGCGCCAGGGCCCCGAGATCTTTTCCACGCGTTTCACGGTCGTGGTCCTGCTGGTGCATTCCATGGTGCTGCTGCTGCGCTTCTTCTCGGCCTGGATGCCGCTGGCCGAGGAAGGGCTGTTCACACCCTCGCGCGTGCAGGCGATCTACGTGGCCTCCAATGCGCTGATGCTGCTGGCACTGGGCATGGGGCTGATCCTCATGGCCGGCGACCGTCTGCGCGAGGAGTTCGAGCACCTGGCCTCCCATGACGCCCTGACCAATGTGCTGACGCGCCGGGTGTTCCTGACCGCCTGCGAGCAGGAGCTGGCGCGTTGCCGCCGCCACGGGCGCAGCATGGCGCTGCTGCTGCTGGACATCGACCACTTCAAGACCATCAACGACACCCATGGCCACCAGACGGGGGACCGTGTGCTGGTCGACTTTGTGCAGCGCATTGCCTCCCTGCTGCGCCGGCCTGACCTGATTGCGCGCTTTGGCGGCGAGGAATTTGTGCTGCTGCTGCCCGAGACCAGCCAGGAGGAGGCCATCGCCGTGGCCGAGCGCATCCTGGCCCATGTGGCCGAGTCGCGCGACAGCCTGCCGACCATCACGGTGAGCATCGGCGTGGCGACCAACCGGCCCGACGAAGACCAGATCGATGCCCTGCTGGCGCGTGCCGACAAGGCGCTCTACCAGGCCAAGACCGAAGGGCGCAACCGCGTCGAGGTCGCCTAG
- a CDS encoding 3',5'-nucleoside bisphosphate phosphatase, with product MSLVSSILNADLHCHSVVSDGTLTPEELAARAHANGVELWALTDHDEIGGQQRAMAAARSHGLPYLTGTEISITFAGQTVHIVGLGFDAEDPRMQAGLRQTRGGRGERAREMAASLAAVGIQGAYEGALKYAGNPELISRTHFARYLVEAGVCRETNEVFRKYLTEGKPGFVPHRWATLRDAVSWISDAGGLAVIAHPARYNFSPTEEYALFSEFKAHGGRGVEVVTGSHSAAEYVQYADMAREFGLAASRGSDFHSPDESHTDLGALPLLPGQLTPVWELLADRIQQ from the coding sequence ATGTCTCTCGTGAGCTCCATTCTCAACGCCGACCTGCATTGCCACTCCGTCGTCTCCGACGGCACCCTCACGCCCGAGGAACTGGCCGCACGCGCGCACGCCAACGGCGTGGAGTTGTGGGCGCTGACCGACCACGACGAGATCGGCGGCCAGCAGCGCGCCATGGCGGCGGCCCGCTCGCACGGCCTGCCCTACCTGACGGGCACCGAGATCTCCATCACCTTTGCCGGCCAGACCGTGCACATCGTCGGCCTGGGCTTCGACGCCGAAGACCCGCGCATGCAGGCCGGCCTGCGCCAGACACGTGGCGGCCGCGGCGAGCGCGCCCGCGAAATGGCGGCCAGCCTGGCGGCCGTGGGCATCCAGGGCGCTTATGAGGGCGCGCTCAAGTACGCGGGCAACCCCGAGCTGATCTCGCGCACCCACTTTGCGCGCTATCTGGTGGAAGCCGGCGTCTGCCGCGAGACCAATGAAGTCTTCCGCAAGTACCTGACCGAAGGCAAACCCGGCTTCGTGCCGCACCGCTGGGCCACGCTGCGCGACGCCGTCAGCTGGATCAGCGATGCCGGAGGTCTGGCCGTGATCGCCCACCCGGCGCGCTACAACTTCAGCCCCACCGAGGAATACGCCCTGTTCTCCGAGTTCAAGGCCCATGGCGGGCGCGGCGTCGAGGTGGTCACCGGCAGCCACAGCGCGGCCGAGTACGTGCAATACGCCGACATGGCGCGCGAATTCGGCCTGGCCGCCTCGCGCGGCAGCGACTTCCACAGCCCCGACGAATCACACACCGATCTGGGCGCCCTGCCCTTGCTGCCCGGCCAGCTCACACCGGTGTGGGAACTGCTGGCAGATCGCATCCAGCAATGA
- a CDS encoding DMT family transporter: protein MKHPHFLSGMLFALAALACFATLDTSAKVVALTLPVLLGLWFRYIFQAVLTTAVMLPQRGRAIFHTRHLGLHVLRGALLATTSLLTFLSVAYMPVGEFTAIAMIAPLVVTLLAATLLGEHVSRLRWVLVAGGFVGTLVIIRPGGDLFGWHVLLPLAQVATHSAFQILTGRMVKTEDTVTMHFYTGWVGALLASLALPFIWVTPQTLTEWTALTLMGLMGTIGHFVLILAYRRAPAATLMPLMYVQIAFAMFAGWVVFGHIADGWSLLGMILIAGCGAASAWLAVRENRLKLEPMEV from the coding sequence ATGAAACATCCCCACTTCCTGAGCGGCATGCTGTTCGCGCTTGCCGCCCTGGCCTGCTTTGCCACGCTGGACACCTCGGCCAAGGTGGTCGCCCTGACCCTGCCCGTGCTGCTGGGCCTGTGGTTCCGCTACATCTTCCAGGCCGTGCTGACCACGGCCGTCATGCTGCCGCAGCGCGGGCGTGCCATCTTCCATACCCGGCACCTGGGTCTGCATGTCTTGCGTGGTGCCCTGCTCGCGACCACCAGCCTGCTGACCTTCCTGAGCGTGGCCTACATGCCCGTGGGTGAATTCACGGCCATCGCCATGATCGCGCCGCTGGTGGTCACGCTGCTGGCGGCCACCCTGCTGGGCGAGCACGTCTCGCGCCTGCGCTGGGTCCTCGTGGCCGGCGGCTTCGTCGGCACCCTCGTCATCATCCGGCCCGGTGGCGACCTGTTCGGCTGGCACGTCCTGCTGCCGCTGGCCCAGGTGGCCACCCATTCCGCCTTCCAGATCCTGACCGGCAGGATGGTGAAGACCGAGGACACCGTGACCATGCATTTCTACACCGGCTGGGTCGGCGCCCTGCTGGCCTCGCTGGCCCTGCCCTTCATCTGGGTCACGCCGCAGACCCTGACCGAATGGACCGCACTCACGCTCATGGGCCTCATGGGCACCATCGGTCACTTCGTGCTCATCCTGGCCTACCGGCGCGCGCCGGCCGCCACGCTGATGCCGCTGATGTACGTGCAGATCGCCTTTGCCATGTTCGCGGGCTGGGTCGTCTTCGGCCACATCGCCGACGGCTGGTCCCTGCTGGGCATGATCCTGATCGCTGGCTGCGGCGCCGCCAGCGCCTGGCTGGCCGTGCGGGAAAACCGCCTGAAGCTCGAACCCATGGAAGTCTGA
- a CDS encoding L-threonylcarbamoyladenylate synthase, which produces MAQYFDVHPENPQIRLLRQAAALLEKGGVVAVPTDSSYALVCHLDDKAAADRMRSIRGVDDKHHLTLLCRDLAELASYARVDNRQYRLLKAATPGPWTFILEATKEVPRRVSHPSRKTIGLRVPEHPVLHELLAQHSGGPLLATTLIPAGETDPLNDAQEIRERYQHQLAAVIDAGACPHEPTTVIDLSGEEPEVLRRGRGDPADLGL; this is translated from the coding sequence ATGGCCCAGTACTTCGACGTCCACCCCGAGAACCCGCAGATCCGCCTGCTCCGGCAGGCTGCAGCCCTGCTGGAAAAAGGCGGTGTGGTGGCCGTGCCCACCGACTCCAGCTACGCCCTGGTCTGCCACCTGGACGACAAGGCCGCGGCCGACAGGATGCGCAGCATCCGCGGCGTGGACGACAAGCACCACCTGACCCTGCTGTGCCGCGACCTGGCCGAGCTGGCCAGCTACGCGCGCGTGGACAACCGGCAGTACCGCCTGCTCAAGGCCGCCACCCCCGGCCCCTGGACCTTCATCCTGGAAGCCACCAAGGAAGTGCCGCGCCGCGTGAGCCACCCTTCGCGCAAGACCATCGGCCTGCGTGTGCCCGAGCATCCGGTGCTGCACGAACTGCTGGCCCAGCACAGCGGCGGCCCCCTGCTGGCCACCACCCTGATCCCGGCCGGCGAGACCGACCCGCTGAACGATGCGCAGGAGATCCGCGAGCGCTACCAGCACCAGCTGGCCGCCGTCATCGACGCCGGCGCCTGCCCGCACGAGCCCACCACGGTGATCGACCTCAGCGGCGAAGAGCCCGAGGTGCTGCGCCGCGGCCGCGGCGATCCGGCCGATCTGGGCCTCTAA
- a CDS encoding site-2 protease family protein, whose product MDFNNLIQTVLIYALPVLFAITVHEAAHGYAARHFGDNTAAMMGRITLNPIKHIDPVGTILMPLMLYFATSGAFLFGYAKPVPVRFDQLRNPKRDMVWVALAGPGANLLQALLWGVLMYVLLAGGLEERFFLEMCRAGVLVNVVMFAFNLFPLPPLDGGRILVGLLPWKQAAMVSRVEPWGFFIVMALVITGIVSTLWMRPVMGLTYGLLDFLLTPLSFLLH is encoded by the coding sequence GTGGATTTCAACAACCTCATTCAAACCGTCCTCATCTACGCCCTGCCGGTGCTGTTCGCCATCACCGTGCACGAGGCCGCCCACGGGTATGCCGCGCGCCATTTCGGCGACAACACGGCGGCCATGATGGGCCGCATCACGCTCAACCCCATCAAGCACATCGACCCGGTGGGCACCATCCTGATGCCGCTGATGTTGTATTTCGCCACCAGCGGTGCCTTCCTCTTCGGCTACGCCAAGCCGGTGCCGGTGCGCTTCGACCAGCTGAGGAATCCGAAGCGCGACATGGTCTGGGTGGCCCTGGCCGGCCCGGGTGCCAACCTGCTGCAGGCCCTGCTGTGGGGCGTCCTGATGTACGTCCTGCTGGCGGGCGGCCTGGAAGAGCGTTTTTTCCTCGAGATGTGTCGCGCCGGCGTGCTGGTCAACGTGGTGATGTTCGCCTTCAACCTCTTCCCGCTGCCGCCGCTGGACGGCGGGCGCATCCTGGTCGGCCTGCTGCCCTGGAAACAGGCGGCCATGGTCTCGCGCGTCGAACCCTGGGGCTTTTTCATCGTCATGGCGCTGGTCATCACCGGCATCGTCAGCACCTTGTGGATGCGGCCGGTCATGGGCCTGACCTACGGCCTGCTGGACTTCCTGCTCACGCCCCTGTCCTTCCTTCTTCACTGA
- a CDS encoding tryptophan--tRNA ligase: MSIVRVLTGITTSGTPHLGNYVGAIRPAIAASRAAGVESFYFLADYHALIKVDEPARIQRSTLEIAASWIACGLDPERVTFYRQSDVPEIPELTWFLTCVCGKGLLNRAHAYKASVDKNKAAGADEDADVTAGLFMYPVLMAADILMFNAHRVPVGRDQIQHIEMARDMAASFNHLYGEHFVLPEAQIEESVATLPGLDGRKMSKSYDNTIPLFAPREQLKKLIAGIKTDSRAPGEPKDTEGSALFQIYQAFATPAETAQLRQAYADGIAWAEAKTILFERIDHEVAPMRAAYESLIHHPERLEELLKAGAAKAQKIATPFTTKVRHAVGLRDLRAQAGDKKDKAAKAALPSFKQYREADGRFYFKLVDAQGQLLLQSEGFASPKEAGQTVKRLQDLAEPLASVLQEIPVKQLVTTQVLESALQQLLAARD, translated from the coding sequence ATGAGCATTGTCCGCGTCCTGACCGGCATCACCACCTCGGGCACCCCGCACCTGGGCAATTACGTCGGCGCCATCCGCCCGGCCATCGCCGCCAGCCGCGCCGCCGGGGTGGAAAGCTTCTACTTCCTGGCCGACTACCACGCGCTCATCAAGGTCGATGAACCGGCGCGCATCCAGCGCAGCACGCTGGAGATCGCCGCCAGCTGGATCGCCTGCGGCCTGGACCCCGAGCGCGTCACGTTCTACCGCCAGTCCGACGTGCCCGAGATCCCCGAGCTCACCTGGTTCCTCACCTGCGTCTGCGGCAAGGGCCTGCTCAACCGCGCGCACGCCTACAAGGCCTCGGTGGACAAGAACAAGGCCGCTGGGGCGGACGAGGATGCCGACGTCACCGCCGGCCTCTTCATGTACCCGGTGCTGATGGCGGCCGACATCCTGATGTTCAACGCCCACCGCGTGCCCGTGGGCCGCGACCAGATCCAGCACATCGAGATGGCGCGCGACATGGCGGCCAGCTTCAACCACCTGTACGGCGAGCACTTCGTGCTGCCCGAGGCGCAGATCGAGGAGTCGGTGGCCACATTGCCCGGCCTGGACGGGCGCAAGATGAGCAAGAGCTACGACAACACCATCCCGCTGTTCGCCCCGCGCGAGCAGCTGAAGAAGCTCATCGCTGGCATCAAGACCGATTCGCGCGCGCCCGGCGAGCCCAAGGACACCGAGGGTTCGGCCCTGTTCCAGATCTACCAGGCCTTCGCCACACCCGCCGAAACCGCACAGCTGCGCCAGGCTTATGCCGACGGCATTGCCTGGGCCGAGGCCAAGACCATCCTGTTCGAGCGCATCGACCACGAGGTCGCCCCCATGCGCGCCGCCTATGAATCGCTGATCCACCACCCCGAACGCCTGGAAGAGCTGCTCAAGGCTGGTGCGGCCAAGGCCCAGAAAATTGCCACCCCCTTCACCACCAAGGTGCGCCACGCCGTGGGCCTGCGCGACCTGCGCGCCCAGGCCGGCGACAAGAAGGACAAGGCGGCCAAAGCCGCGCTGCCCAGCTTCAAGCAGTACCGCGAAGCCGATGGCCGCTTCTATTTCAAGTTGGTCGACGCCCAGGGCCAGCTGCTGCTGCAGAGCGAGGGTTTTGCCAGCCCCAAGGAGGCCGGACAGACGGTCAAACGGCTGCAGGACCTGGCCGAGCCCCTGGCCTCCGTGCTCCAAGAGATACCAGTGAAACAACTGGTTACCACCCAGGTGCTCGAGTCTGCGCTACAACAGTTGCTGGCCGCCCGGGACTGA